The following coding sequences are from one Dermacentor andersoni chromosome 5, qqDerAnde1_hic_scaffold, whole genome shotgun sequence window:
- the LOC126532281 gene encoding uncharacterized protein isoform X2, whose product MASAGDGSATVKRKISELKVVQLRAELEGRELDKSGSKTALIERLSKALEEEGLDPETHEFEISVESSSAKKMSNEDTDLDGNEDTNLGDEDTNLGNKDTDIGNEDTDIGNEKTDVEKAPEVESEPQTVDEAEEAEGEKEGSSEAMDADALQLSIEDEEKLLNEEDENFDKSKDEASQQEDDNGSGSAAAASPAEAASTTTGTIKKKGAKATPAKEQDKASSAITDSPPKEDQEGGQGGDSGTEKRKKEDATTTPPTANGTGTAPASATSNSSTTPAKAATAKSAVGKATSKTAKTAKGDAKKVVAPASSGRNVWVSNLSSTTRAADLKAIFSKHGKVVAAKIVTNARTPGARCYGFITMGTVDEATKCVQHLHSTELHGKTISVEKTKYEPGGALKRSEAKNNQAKARAAAAAAARKDGKPAETSTAAGSAASQAKTKAPVKKTVVTKKVVKPKAAAEKPKASPSTKDSAAKSGDEKDDVMVIDDNEGKEDSKDKHRERRSSVRDRHSGRSRSRERLPPRHSYSSIRRPYERNMGFYRRPSFYQRPFYNRGMGMGPGFRGPSSFGPNRPGSSHDMMALRRMREERMRVRERIDLREEERRNYHDTLRQRELERKRREEAYRLERERERLRIEREKLEREKLELICLEREKQRQERERIQKEREELRQRQLRVEETRRAVKRPLVPDRREEDAYYAERRRSHPSRPEYESSASSSSKPVSQRSDRDERFGGGGSSSSRHSHHSSSSHHHHHSSSGGHGSSHGSTHGSTHGSSHHMPSSSLGSQSFSSNRNSDYRHNGARSSLAAPPPPPASSSSSSRRPSMRDEWRSEGTSRREHSSSYDGASTGRSSSAFAVPSWTKAGGSSSAGFATSSSGSQQWVSSSSSSRKPESSSSWNGGSGDHHHHRWSSAVGSSTTSRGASSTNTVAVGSGGYTNSLSNGGVGSSFSTGDRYSSGGSMRRY is encoded by the exons GTAACGAGGATACAAACTTAG GTGACGAGGATACAAACTTAG gtaACAAGGATACTGACATAG gTAACGAGGATACTGACATAG gtAATGAGAAAACAGATGTAG AAAAGGCACCTGAAGTTGAATCTGAGCCTCAGACAGTCGAtgaagcagaagaagcagaagGTGAAAAG GAGGGCAGTTCCGAGGCAATGGACGCCGATGCTCTGCAGCTGTCCATTGAAGATGAAGAGAAGCTGCTAAATGAAGAG GACGAGAACTTTGACAAATCAAAAG ATGAAGCCTCCCAACAGGAAGACGACAACGGCAGCGGCTCTGCGGCGGCCGCCTCGCCGGCAGAGGCGGCCAGCACCACCACTGGCACCATCAAGAAGAAGGGCGCCAAGGCAACCCCTGCAAAGGAGCAGGACAAGGCCTCCTCAGCCATCACCGACTCTCCACCAAAGGAGGACCAAGAAGGAGGGCAAGGGGGAGACAGCGGCACAGagaagcgcaagaaagaagaTGCCACCACCACGCCACCGACTGCCAACGGCACTGGAACCGCACCGGCATCAGCTACTAGCAACAGCAGCACCACCCCTGCTAAGGCTGCCACTGCAAAGAG TGCTGTGGGGAAGGCCACCTCAAAGACTGCAAAGACTGCCAAGG GAGATGCGAAGAAGGTGGTTGCGCCCGCCTCGAGTGGACGAAATGTCTGGGTGAGCAACTTGTCATCGACAACACGAGCGGCCGATCTCAAAGCAATCTTCAGCAAACATGGCAAG GTGGTGGCAGCAAAAATTGTTACCAATGCGAGGACTCCAGGTGCACGTTGCTACGGGTTCATCACCATGGGTACCGTGGATGAAGCAACCAAGTGTGTCCAACACTTGCACAGCACGGAGCTTCATGGCAAGACCATTTCTGTGGAAAAA ACCAAGTATGAGCCTGGTGGTGCATTGAAGAGGTCGGAAGCCAAAAACAACCAGGCCAAGGCACgtgctgctgctgcggccgcTGCTCGCAAGGATGGCAAGCCTGCCGAAACCTCAACTGCAGCTGGAAGTGCAGCGAGTCAGGCCAAGACCAAAGCGCCTGTGAAGAAAACTGTGGTCACAAAGAAGGTTGTAAAGCCCAAAGCAGCAGCTGAGAAACCCAAAG CTTCACCAAGCACAAAAGACTCTGCGGCCAAAAGCGGAGATGAAAAGGATGACGTCATGGTGATTGACGACAATGAAGGAAAGGAAG ACTCCAAGGACAAGCACCGTGAGAGGCGTAGCTCTGTCCGTGACCGCCACTCTGGACGCAGCCGCTCTCGAGAACGGCTTCCTCCACGCCACTCGTACTCATCCATTCGCCGACCTTACGAGCGTAACATGGGCTTCTACCGGAGGCCAAGCTTCTACCAGCGGCCCTTCTACAATCGGGGCATGGGCATGGGGCCTGGCTTTAGGGGGCCCTCGTCGTTTGGCCCAAACCGACCTGGCAGCAGCCACGATATGATGGCACTGAGAAGGATGCGG GAGGAACGCATGCGCGTGCGAGAACGCATTGATCTGCGTGAAGAGGAGCGGCGCAACTATCATGACACCTTGCGACAGCGGGAGCTGGAGCGCAAGCGAAGGGAAGAGGCGTACCGGCTGGAACGTGAGCGAGAGCGTCTAAG GATTGAGCGGGAAAAGCTGGAGCGCGAGAAGCTGGAGCTCATCTGTCTTGAGCGCGAGAAACAACGTCAGGAGAGGGAGCGCATCCAGAAGGAGAGGGAAGAGCTTCGCCAGAGACAGCT CCGGGTAGAAGAAACACGACGTGCTGTCAAGCGACCACTCGTCCCTGACAGGAGGGAGGAAGACGCATATTATGCAGAACGGAGACGATCCCATCCGTCTAG GCCCGAGTATGAAAGCAGTGCCTCGAGCAGCAGCAAGCCAGTGAGCCAGCGTTCAGACCGAGATGAGCGCTTTGGGggaggcggcagcagcagcagtcgccACAGTCATCACAGCAGTAgcagccaccaccaccaccacagcagcagtggcggtCACGGCAGCAGCCACGGGAGCACACACGGCAGCACACACGGCAGCAGCCACCACATGCCTTCCTCATCCCTGGGGAGCCAGAGTTTCTCGAGCAACCGGAACTCTGACTATCGACACAATGGAGCACGCAGCTCATTGGCcgcaccaccgccaccaccagcctcgtcgtcgtcgtcatcgcgaAGGCCCTCAATGCGAGATGAGTGGCGCTCTGAAGGCACGAGTCGCAGGGAGCATTCGTCGTCCTATGACGGGGCTAGCACAGGCCGCAGCAGTAGTGCTTTTGCCGTCCCGTCCTGGACCAAAgctggcggcagcagcagcgctggCTTTGCCACCTCAAGCAGTGGATCACAGCAGTGGGTTTCTTCCTCGTCCTCATCGCGCAAGCCAGAGAGCTCTTCCTCGTGGAACGGTGGCAGTggagaccatcatcatcatcgctggaGCAGCGCCGTTGGCAGTAGCACAACCAGTCGTGGCGCCAGCAGTACCAACACTGTTGCTGTGGGCAGCGGAGGCTACACAAACAGCCTCTCCAATGGTGGGGTGGGAAGTAGCTTTAGCACAGGGGACCGCTACTCGTCGGGGGGTAGCATGCGCAGGTATTGA
- the LOC126532281 gene encoding uncharacterized protein isoform X3, translated as MASAGDGSATVKRKISELKVVQLRAELEGRELDKSGSKTALIERLSKALEEEGLDPETHEFEISVESSSAKKMSNEDTNLGDEDTNLGNKDTDIGNEDTDIGNEKTDVEKAPEVESEPQTVDEAEEAEGEKEGSSEAMDADALQLSIEDEEKLLNEEDENFDKSKDEASQQEDDNGSGSAAAASPAEAASTTTGTIKKKGAKATPAKEQDKASSAITDSPPKEDQEGGQGGDSGTEKRKKEDATTTPPTANGTGTAPASATSNSSTTPAKAATAKSAVGKATSKTAKTAKGDAKKVVAPASSGRNVWVSNLSSTTRAADLKAIFSKHGKVVAAKIVTNARTPGARCYGFITMGTVDEATKCVQHLHSTELHGKTISVEKTKYEPGGALKRSEAKNNQAKARAAAAAAARKDGKPAETSTAAGSAASQAKTKAPVKKTVVTKKVVKPKAAAEKPKASPSTKDSAAKSGDEKDDVMVIDDNEGKEDSKDKHRERRSSVRDRHSGRSRSRERLPPRHSYSSIRRPYERNMGFYRRPSFYQRPFYNRGMGMGPGFRGPSSFGPNRPGSSHDMMALRRMREERMRVRERIDLREEERRNYHDTLRQRELERKRREEAYRLERERERLRIEREKLEREKLELICLEREKQRQERERIQKEREELRQRQLYVGRVEETRRAVKRPLVPDRREEDAYYAERRRSHPSRPEYESSASSSSKPVSQRSDRDERFGGGGSSSSRHSHHSSSSHHHHHSSSGGHGSSHGSTHGSTHGSSHHMPSSSLGSQSFSSNRNSDYRHNGARSSLAAPPPPPASSSSSSRRPSMRDEWRSEGTSRREHSSSYDGASTGRSSSAFAVPSWTKAGGSSSAGFATSSSGSQQWVSSSSSSRKPESSSSWNGGSGDHHHHRWSSAVGSSTTSRGASSTNTVAVGSGGYTNSLSNGGVGSSFSTGDRYSSGGSMRRY; from the exons GTAACGAGGATACAAACTTAG GTGACGAGGATACAAACTTAG gtaACAAGGATACTGACATAG gTAACGAGGATACTGACATAG gtAATGAGAAAACAGATGTAG AAAAGGCACCTGAAGTTGAATCTGAGCCTCAGACAGTCGAtgaagcagaagaagcagaagGTGAAAAG GAGGGCAGTTCCGAGGCAATGGACGCCGATGCTCTGCAGCTGTCCATTGAAGATGAAGAGAAGCTGCTAAATGAAGAG GACGAGAACTTTGACAAATCAAAAG ATGAAGCCTCCCAACAGGAAGACGACAACGGCAGCGGCTCTGCGGCGGCCGCCTCGCCGGCAGAGGCGGCCAGCACCACCACTGGCACCATCAAGAAGAAGGGCGCCAAGGCAACCCCTGCAAAGGAGCAGGACAAGGCCTCCTCAGCCATCACCGACTCTCCACCAAAGGAGGACCAAGAAGGAGGGCAAGGGGGAGACAGCGGCACAGagaagcgcaagaaagaagaTGCCACCACCACGCCACCGACTGCCAACGGCACTGGAACCGCACCGGCATCAGCTACTAGCAACAGCAGCACCACCCCTGCTAAGGCTGCCACTGCAAAGAG TGCTGTGGGGAAGGCCACCTCAAAGACTGCAAAGACTGCCAAGG GAGATGCGAAGAAGGTGGTTGCGCCCGCCTCGAGTGGACGAAATGTCTGGGTGAGCAACTTGTCATCGACAACACGAGCGGCCGATCTCAAAGCAATCTTCAGCAAACATGGCAAG GTGGTGGCAGCAAAAATTGTTACCAATGCGAGGACTCCAGGTGCACGTTGCTACGGGTTCATCACCATGGGTACCGTGGATGAAGCAACCAAGTGTGTCCAACACTTGCACAGCACGGAGCTTCATGGCAAGACCATTTCTGTGGAAAAA ACCAAGTATGAGCCTGGTGGTGCATTGAAGAGGTCGGAAGCCAAAAACAACCAGGCCAAGGCACgtgctgctgctgcggccgcTGCTCGCAAGGATGGCAAGCCTGCCGAAACCTCAACTGCAGCTGGAAGTGCAGCGAGTCAGGCCAAGACCAAAGCGCCTGTGAAGAAAACTGTGGTCACAAAGAAGGTTGTAAAGCCCAAAGCAGCAGCTGAGAAACCCAAAG CTTCACCAAGCACAAAAGACTCTGCGGCCAAAAGCGGAGATGAAAAGGATGACGTCATGGTGATTGACGACAATGAAGGAAAGGAAG ACTCCAAGGACAAGCACCGTGAGAGGCGTAGCTCTGTCCGTGACCGCCACTCTGGACGCAGCCGCTCTCGAGAACGGCTTCCTCCACGCCACTCGTACTCATCCATTCGCCGACCTTACGAGCGTAACATGGGCTTCTACCGGAGGCCAAGCTTCTACCAGCGGCCCTTCTACAATCGGGGCATGGGCATGGGGCCTGGCTTTAGGGGGCCCTCGTCGTTTGGCCCAAACCGACCTGGCAGCAGCCACGATATGATGGCACTGAGAAGGATGCGG GAGGAACGCATGCGCGTGCGAGAACGCATTGATCTGCGTGAAGAGGAGCGGCGCAACTATCATGACACCTTGCGACAGCGGGAGCTGGAGCGCAAGCGAAGGGAAGAGGCGTACCGGCTGGAACGTGAGCGAGAGCGTCTAAG GATTGAGCGGGAAAAGCTGGAGCGCGAGAAGCTGGAGCTCATCTGTCTTGAGCGCGAGAAACAACGTCAGGAGAGGGAGCGCATCCAGAAGGAGAGGGAAGAGCTTCGCCAGAGACAGCTGTATGTTGG CCGGGTAGAAGAAACACGACGTGCTGTCAAGCGACCACTCGTCCCTGACAGGAGGGAGGAAGACGCATATTATGCAGAACGGAGACGATCCCATCCGTCTAG GCCCGAGTATGAAAGCAGTGCCTCGAGCAGCAGCAAGCCAGTGAGCCAGCGTTCAGACCGAGATGAGCGCTTTGGGggaggcggcagcagcagcagtcgccACAGTCATCACAGCAGTAgcagccaccaccaccaccacagcagcagtggcggtCACGGCAGCAGCCACGGGAGCACACACGGCAGCACACACGGCAGCAGCCACCACATGCCTTCCTCATCCCTGGGGAGCCAGAGTTTCTCGAGCAACCGGAACTCTGACTATCGACACAATGGAGCACGCAGCTCATTGGCcgcaccaccgccaccaccagcctcgtcgtcgtcgtcatcgcgaAGGCCCTCAATGCGAGATGAGTGGCGCTCTGAAGGCACGAGTCGCAGGGAGCATTCGTCGTCCTATGACGGGGCTAGCACAGGCCGCAGCAGTAGTGCTTTTGCCGTCCCGTCCTGGACCAAAgctggcggcagcagcagcgctggCTTTGCCACCTCAAGCAGTGGATCACAGCAGTGGGTTTCTTCCTCGTCCTCATCGCGCAAGCCAGAGAGCTCTTCCTCGTGGAACGGTGGCAGTggagaccatcatcatcatcgctggaGCAGCGCCGTTGGCAGTAGCACAACCAGTCGTGGCGCCAGCAGTACCAACACTGTTGCTGTGGGCAGCGGAGGCTACACAAACAGCCTCTCCAATGGTGGGGTGGGAAGTAGCTTTAGCACAGGGGACCGCTACTCGTCGGGGGGTAGCATGCGCAGGTATTGA
- the LOC126532281 gene encoding uncharacterized protein isoform X1 produces the protein MASAGDGSATVKRKISELKVVQLRAELEGRELDKSGSKTALIERLSKALEEEGLDPETHEFEISVESSSAKKMSNEDTDLDGNEDTNLGDEDTNLGNKDTDIGNEDTDIGNEKTDVEKAPEVESEPQTVDEAEEAEGEKEGSSEAMDADALQLSIEDEEKLLNEEDENFDKSKDEASQQEDDNGSGSAAAASPAEAASTTTGTIKKKGAKATPAKEQDKASSAITDSPPKEDQEGGQGGDSGTEKRKKEDATTTPPTANGTGTAPASATSNSSTTPAKAATAKSAVGKATSKTAKTAKGDAKKVVAPASSGRNVWVSNLSSTTRAADLKAIFSKHGKVVAAKIVTNARTPGARCYGFITMGTVDEATKCVQHLHSTELHGKTISVEKTKYEPGGALKRSEAKNNQAKARAAAAAAARKDGKPAETSTAAGSAASQAKTKAPVKKTVVTKKVVKPKAAAEKPKASPSTKDSAAKSGDEKDDVMVIDDNEGKEDSKDKHRERRSSVRDRHSGRSRSRERLPPRHSYSSIRRPYERNMGFYRRPSFYQRPFYNRGMGMGPGFRGPSSFGPNRPGSSHDMMALRRMREERMRVRERIDLREEERRNYHDTLRQRELERKRREEAYRLERERERLRIEREKLEREKLELICLEREKQRQERERIQKEREELRQRQLYVGRVEETRRAVKRPLVPDRREEDAYYAERRRSHPSRPEYESSASSSSKPVSQRSDRDERFGGGGSSSSRHSHHSSSSHHHHHSSSGGHGSSHGSTHGSTHGSSHHMPSSSLGSQSFSSNRNSDYRHNGARSSLAAPPPPPASSSSSSRRPSMRDEWRSEGTSRREHSSSYDGASTGRSSSAFAVPSWTKAGGSSSAGFATSSSGSQQWVSSSSSSRKPESSSSWNGGSGDHHHHRWSSAVGSSTTSRGASSTNTVAVGSGGYTNSLSNGGVGSSFSTGDRYSSGGSMRRY, from the exons GTAACGAGGATACAAACTTAG GTGACGAGGATACAAACTTAG gtaACAAGGATACTGACATAG gTAACGAGGATACTGACATAG gtAATGAGAAAACAGATGTAG AAAAGGCACCTGAAGTTGAATCTGAGCCTCAGACAGTCGAtgaagcagaagaagcagaagGTGAAAAG GAGGGCAGTTCCGAGGCAATGGACGCCGATGCTCTGCAGCTGTCCATTGAAGATGAAGAGAAGCTGCTAAATGAAGAG GACGAGAACTTTGACAAATCAAAAG ATGAAGCCTCCCAACAGGAAGACGACAACGGCAGCGGCTCTGCGGCGGCCGCCTCGCCGGCAGAGGCGGCCAGCACCACCACTGGCACCATCAAGAAGAAGGGCGCCAAGGCAACCCCTGCAAAGGAGCAGGACAAGGCCTCCTCAGCCATCACCGACTCTCCACCAAAGGAGGACCAAGAAGGAGGGCAAGGGGGAGACAGCGGCACAGagaagcgcaagaaagaagaTGCCACCACCACGCCACCGACTGCCAACGGCACTGGAACCGCACCGGCATCAGCTACTAGCAACAGCAGCACCACCCCTGCTAAGGCTGCCACTGCAAAGAG TGCTGTGGGGAAGGCCACCTCAAAGACTGCAAAGACTGCCAAGG GAGATGCGAAGAAGGTGGTTGCGCCCGCCTCGAGTGGACGAAATGTCTGGGTGAGCAACTTGTCATCGACAACACGAGCGGCCGATCTCAAAGCAATCTTCAGCAAACATGGCAAG GTGGTGGCAGCAAAAATTGTTACCAATGCGAGGACTCCAGGTGCACGTTGCTACGGGTTCATCACCATGGGTACCGTGGATGAAGCAACCAAGTGTGTCCAACACTTGCACAGCACGGAGCTTCATGGCAAGACCATTTCTGTGGAAAAA ACCAAGTATGAGCCTGGTGGTGCATTGAAGAGGTCGGAAGCCAAAAACAACCAGGCCAAGGCACgtgctgctgctgcggccgcTGCTCGCAAGGATGGCAAGCCTGCCGAAACCTCAACTGCAGCTGGAAGTGCAGCGAGTCAGGCCAAGACCAAAGCGCCTGTGAAGAAAACTGTGGTCACAAAGAAGGTTGTAAAGCCCAAAGCAGCAGCTGAGAAACCCAAAG CTTCACCAAGCACAAAAGACTCTGCGGCCAAAAGCGGAGATGAAAAGGATGACGTCATGGTGATTGACGACAATGAAGGAAAGGAAG ACTCCAAGGACAAGCACCGTGAGAGGCGTAGCTCTGTCCGTGACCGCCACTCTGGACGCAGCCGCTCTCGAGAACGGCTTCCTCCACGCCACTCGTACTCATCCATTCGCCGACCTTACGAGCGTAACATGGGCTTCTACCGGAGGCCAAGCTTCTACCAGCGGCCCTTCTACAATCGGGGCATGGGCATGGGGCCTGGCTTTAGGGGGCCCTCGTCGTTTGGCCCAAACCGACCTGGCAGCAGCCACGATATGATGGCACTGAGAAGGATGCGG GAGGAACGCATGCGCGTGCGAGAACGCATTGATCTGCGTGAAGAGGAGCGGCGCAACTATCATGACACCTTGCGACAGCGGGAGCTGGAGCGCAAGCGAAGGGAAGAGGCGTACCGGCTGGAACGTGAGCGAGAGCGTCTAAG GATTGAGCGGGAAAAGCTGGAGCGCGAGAAGCTGGAGCTCATCTGTCTTGAGCGCGAGAAACAACGTCAGGAGAGGGAGCGCATCCAGAAGGAGAGGGAAGAGCTTCGCCAGAGACAGCTGTATGTTGG CCGGGTAGAAGAAACACGACGTGCTGTCAAGCGACCACTCGTCCCTGACAGGAGGGAGGAAGACGCATATTATGCAGAACGGAGACGATCCCATCCGTCTAG GCCCGAGTATGAAAGCAGTGCCTCGAGCAGCAGCAAGCCAGTGAGCCAGCGTTCAGACCGAGATGAGCGCTTTGGGggaggcggcagcagcagcagtcgccACAGTCATCACAGCAGTAgcagccaccaccaccaccacagcagcagtggcggtCACGGCAGCAGCCACGGGAGCACACACGGCAGCACACACGGCAGCAGCCACCACATGCCTTCCTCATCCCTGGGGAGCCAGAGTTTCTCGAGCAACCGGAACTCTGACTATCGACACAATGGAGCACGCAGCTCATTGGCcgcaccaccgccaccaccagcctcgtcgtcgtcgtcatcgcgaAGGCCCTCAATGCGAGATGAGTGGCGCTCTGAAGGCACGAGTCGCAGGGAGCATTCGTCGTCCTATGACGGGGCTAGCACAGGCCGCAGCAGTAGTGCTTTTGCCGTCCCGTCCTGGACCAAAgctggcggcagcagcagcgctggCTTTGCCACCTCAAGCAGTGGATCACAGCAGTGGGTTTCTTCCTCGTCCTCATCGCGCAAGCCAGAGAGCTCTTCCTCGTGGAACGGTGGCAGTggagaccatcatcatcatcgctggaGCAGCGCCGTTGGCAGTAGCACAACCAGTCGTGGCGCCAGCAGTACCAACACTGTTGCTGTGGGCAGCGGAGGCTACACAAACAGCCTCTCCAATGGTGGGGTGGGAAGTAGCTTTAGCACAGGGGACCGCTACTCGTCGGGGGGTAGCATGCGCAGGTATTGA
- the LOC126532281 gene encoding uncharacterized protein isoform X5: MASAGDGSATVKRKISELKVVQLRAELEGRELDKSGSKTALIERLSKALEEEGLDPETHEFEISVESSSAKKMKKAPEVESEPQTVDEAEEAEGEKEGSSEAMDADALQLSIEDEEKLLNEEDENFDKSKDEASQQEDDNGSGSAAAASPAEAASTTTGTIKKKGAKATPAKEQDKASSAITDSPPKEDQEGGQGGDSGTEKRKKEDATTTPPTANGTGTAPASATSNSSTTPAKAATAKSAVGKATSKTAKTAKGDAKKVVAPASSGRNVWVSNLSSTTRAADLKAIFSKHGKVVAAKIVTNARTPGARCYGFITMGTVDEATKCVQHLHSTELHGKTISVEKTKYEPGGALKRSEAKNNQAKARAAAAAAARKDGKPAETSTAAGSAASQAKTKAPVKKTVVTKKVVKPKAAAEKPKASPSTKDSAAKSGDEKDDVMVIDDNEGKEDSKDKHRERRSSVRDRHSGRSRSRERLPPRHSYSSIRRPYERNMGFYRRPSFYQRPFYNRGMGMGPGFRGPSSFGPNRPGSSHDMMALRRMREERMRVRERIDLREEERRNYHDTLRQRELERKRREEAYRLERERERLRIEREKLEREKLELICLEREKQRQERERIQKEREELRQRQLYVGRVEETRRAVKRPLVPDRREEDAYYAERRRSHPSRPEYESSASSSSKPVSQRSDRDERFGGGGSSSSRHSHHSSSSHHHHHSSSGGHGSSHGSTHGSTHGSSHHMPSSSLGSQSFSSNRNSDYRHNGARSSLAAPPPPPASSSSSSRRPSMRDEWRSEGTSRREHSSSYDGASTGRSSSAFAVPSWTKAGGSSSAGFATSSSGSQQWVSSSSSSRKPESSSSWNGGSGDHHHHRWSSAVGSSTTSRGASSTNTVAVGSGGYTNSLSNGGVGSSFSTGDRYSSGGSMRRY, translated from the exons AAAAGGCACCTGAAGTTGAATCTGAGCCTCAGACAGTCGAtgaagcagaagaagcagaagGTGAAAAG GAGGGCAGTTCCGAGGCAATGGACGCCGATGCTCTGCAGCTGTCCATTGAAGATGAAGAGAAGCTGCTAAATGAAGAG GACGAGAACTTTGACAAATCAAAAG ATGAAGCCTCCCAACAGGAAGACGACAACGGCAGCGGCTCTGCGGCGGCCGCCTCGCCGGCAGAGGCGGCCAGCACCACCACTGGCACCATCAAGAAGAAGGGCGCCAAGGCAACCCCTGCAAAGGAGCAGGACAAGGCCTCCTCAGCCATCACCGACTCTCCACCAAAGGAGGACCAAGAAGGAGGGCAAGGGGGAGACAGCGGCACAGagaagcgcaagaaagaagaTGCCACCACCACGCCACCGACTGCCAACGGCACTGGAACCGCACCGGCATCAGCTACTAGCAACAGCAGCACCACCCCTGCTAAGGCTGCCACTGCAAAGAG TGCTGTGGGGAAGGCCACCTCAAAGACTGCAAAGACTGCCAAGG GAGATGCGAAGAAGGTGGTTGCGCCCGCCTCGAGTGGACGAAATGTCTGGGTGAGCAACTTGTCATCGACAACACGAGCGGCCGATCTCAAAGCAATCTTCAGCAAACATGGCAAG GTGGTGGCAGCAAAAATTGTTACCAATGCGAGGACTCCAGGTGCACGTTGCTACGGGTTCATCACCATGGGTACCGTGGATGAAGCAACCAAGTGTGTCCAACACTTGCACAGCACGGAGCTTCATGGCAAGACCATTTCTGTGGAAAAA ACCAAGTATGAGCCTGGTGGTGCATTGAAGAGGTCGGAAGCCAAAAACAACCAGGCCAAGGCACgtgctgctgctgcggccgcTGCTCGCAAGGATGGCAAGCCTGCCGAAACCTCAACTGCAGCTGGAAGTGCAGCGAGTCAGGCCAAGACCAAAGCGCCTGTGAAGAAAACTGTGGTCACAAAGAAGGTTGTAAAGCCCAAAGCAGCAGCTGAGAAACCCAAAG CTTCACCAAGCACAAAAGACTCTGCGGCCAAAAGCGGAGATGAAAAGGATGACGTCATGGTGATTGACGACAATGAAGGAAAGGAAG ACTCCAAGGACAAGCACCGTGAGAGGCGTAGCTCTGTCCGTGACCGCCACTCTGGACGCAGCCGCTCTCGAGAACGGCTTCCTCCACGCCACTCGTACTCATCCATTCGCCGACCTTACGAGCGTAACATGGGCTTCTACCGGAGGCCAAGCTTCTACCAGCGGCCCTTCTACAATCGGGGCATGGGCATGGGGCCTGGCTTTAGGGGGCCCTCGTCGTTTGGCCCAAACCGACCTGGCAGCAGCCACGATATGATGGCACTGAGAAGGATGCGG GAGGAACGCATGCGCGTGCGAGAACGCATTGATCTGCGTGAAGAGGAGCGGCGCAACTATCATGACACCTTGCGACAGCGGGAGCTGGAGCGCAAGCGAAGGGAAGAGGCGTACCGGCTGGAACGTGAGCGAGAGCGTCTAAG GATTGAGCGGGAAAAGCTGGAGCGCGAGAAGCTGGAGCTCATCTGTCTTGAGCGCGAGAAACAACGTCAGGAGAGGGAGCGCATCCAGAAGGAGAGGGAAGAGCTTCGCCAGAGACAGCTGTATGTTGG CCGGGTAGAAGAAACACGACGTGCTGTCAAGCGACCACTCGTCCCTGACAGGAGGGAGGAAGACGCATATTATGCAGAACGGAGACGATCCCATCCGTCTAG GCCCGAGTATGAAAGCAGTGCCTCGAGCAGCAGCAAGCCAGTGAGCCAGCGTTCAGACCGAGATGAGCGCTTTGGGggaggcggcagcagcagcagtcgccACAGTCATCACAGCAGTAgcagccaccaccaccaccacagcagcagtggcggtCACGGCAGCAGCCACGGGAGCACACACGGCAGCACACACGGCAGCAGCCACCACATGCCTTCCTCATCCCTGGGGAGCCAGAGTTTCTCGAGCAACCGGAACTCTGACTATCGACACAATGGAGCACGCAGCTCATTGGCcgcaccaccgccaccaccagcctcgtcgtcgtcgtcatcgcgaAGGCCCTCAATGCGAGATGAGTGGCGCTCTGAAGGCACGAGTCGCAGGGAGCATTCGTCGTCCTATGACGGGGCTAGCACAGGCCGCAGCAGTAGTGCTTTTGCCGTCCCGTCCTGGACCAAAgctggcggcagcagcagcgctggCTTTGCCACCTCAAGCAGTGGATCACAGCAGTGGGTTTCTTCCTCGTCCTCATCGCGCAAGCCAGAGAGCTCTTCCTCGTGGAACGGTGGCAGTggagaccatcatcatcatcgctggaGCAGCGCCGTTGGCAGTAGCACAACCAGTCGTGGCGCCAGCAGTACCAACACTGTTGCTGTGGGCAGCGGAGGCTACACAAACAGCCTCTCCAATGGTGGGGTGGGAAGTAGCTTTAGCACAGGGGACCGCTACTCGTCGGGGGGTAGCATGCGCAGGTATTGA